A window of the Rhinoraja longicauda isolate Sanriku21f chromosome 20, sRhiLon1.1, whole genome shotgun sequence genome harbors these coding sequences:
- the nap1l1 gene encoding nucleosome assembly protein 1-like 1 isoform X1: MADVENKEQTESDPKEDMEDVEDIEEEEASEDSKARQLTVQMMQNPRILAALQERLDGLVGNPSGYIESLPKIVKKRVNALKNLQVKCAHIEAKFYEEVHELQRKYAVLYQPLFDQRSDIINAILEPTEEDCKWQGDEEEELSVNIPDFDEMKEKAKMEEEKKDEEKDAPKGIPEFWLTVFKNVDLLSDMVQEHDEPILKHLKDLKVKFSDPGQPMSFTLEFKFEANDYFSNEIVTKTYKMRSEPDETDPFSFDGPEIMGCTGCNIDWKKGKNITMKIIKKKQKHKGRGTVRTVTKTVPNDSFFNFFTPPEVPENGELDEDSEAILAADFEIGHFLHERIVPRAVLYFTGEAIEDDDDDYDEEGEEADDEQEGEEEADEENDPDYDPKKDPNPPSECKQQ, translated from the exons ATGGCAGACGTTGAAAA CAAAGAGCAAACTGAAAGTGATCCGAAGGAAGACATGGAAGATGTGGAAGATATTGAGGAAGAAGAAGCATCTGAAGATAGTAAAG CACGACAGCTTACAGTTCAGATGATGCAGAATCCACGGATTTTGGCAGCACTACAAGAGCGACTCGATGGACTTGTTGGAAACCCCTCTGGTTATATAGAAAG cttgcctaaaattgtcaagaagCGTGTAAATGCTTTGAAGAACCTTCAGGTGAAATGTGCACATATAGAGGCCAAGTTCTATGAAGAAGTTCATGAATTGCAAAGGAAGTATGCTGTGCTCTATCAACCCCTTTTTGATCAG AGGAGTGATATCATCAATGCTATCCTTGAGCCTACGGAGGAAGATTGCAAATggcaaggagatgaagaggaggaATTATCAGTAAATATTCCAGATTTC GATGAAATGAAAGAAAAGGCGAAAATGGAAGAAGAAAAGAAAGATGAAGAAAAGGATGCACCAAAGGGAATTCCAGAATTTTGGTTAACTGTTTTTAAGAATGTGGATTTGCTTAGTGACATGGTACAG gaACACGATGAGCCTATTttgaagcatttaaaagacttgaaGGTTAAATTTTCAGATCCTGGTCAACCAATG agtTTTACTCTCGAATTTAAGTTTGAGGCAAACGATTATTTCTCAAATGAAATAGTGACAAAGACATACAAGATGAGATCAGAGCCtgatgaaacagaccctttctcATTTGATGGACCAGAAATTATGGGATGCACTGG GTGTAATATTGACTGGAAAAAGGGAAAGAACATCACAATGAAAATCATTAAAAAGAAGCAGAAGCATAAGGGCCGCGGCACAGTTCGAACTGTTACAAAAACTGTACCAAATGATTCTTTCTTCAATTTCTTTACACCACCTGAAG TTCCAGAGAATGGTGAGCTG GATGAAGATTCTGAGGCAATACTTGCTGCTGACTTTGAAATCGGTCACTTTTTGCATGAGCGCATAGTTCCACGAGCAGTCTTATACTTCACAGGAGAGGCCATTGAAGACGATGATGACGAC TATGACGAAGAGGGAGAAGAGGCAGATGATGAG CAGGAAGGGGAGGAAGAAGCAGATGAAGAGAATGACCCAGATTATGACCCTAAG AAGGATCCAAACCCACCCTCTGAGTGCAAGCAGCAGTGA
- the nap1l1 gene encoding nucleosome assembly protein 1-like 1 isoform X3 translates to MADVENKEQTESDPKEDMEDVEDIEEEEASEDSKARQLTVQMMQNPRILAALQERLDGLVGNPSGYIESLPKIVKKRVNALKNLQVKCAHIEAKFYEEVHELQRKYAVLYQPLFDQRSDIINAILEPTEEDCKWQGDEEEELSDEMKEKAKMEEEKKDEEKDAPKGIPEFWLTVFKNVDLLSDMVQEHDEPILKHLKDLKVKFSDPGQPMSFTLEFKFEANDYFSNEIVTKTYKMRSEPDETDPFSFDGPEIMGCTGCNIDWKKGKNITMKIIKKKQKHKGRGTVRTVTKTVPNDSFFNFFTPPEVPENGELDEDSEAILAADFEIGHFLHERIVPRAVLYFTGEAIEDDDDDYDEEGEEADDEQEGEEEADEENDPDYDPKKDPNPPSECKQQ, encoded by the exons ATGGCAGACGTTGAAAA CAAAGAGCAAACTGAAAGTGATCCGAAGGAAGACATGGAAGATGTGGAAGATATTGAGGAAGAAGAAGCATCTGAAGATAGTAAAG CACGACAGCTTACAGTTCAGATGATGCAGAATCCACGGATTTTGGCAGCACTACAAGAGCGACTCGATGGACTTGTTGGAAACCCCTCTGGTTATATAGAAAG cttgcctaaaattgtcaagaagCGTGTAAATGCTTTGAAGAACCTTCAGGTGAAATGTGCACATATAGAGGCCAAGTTCTATGAAGAAGTTCATGAATTGCAAAGGAAGTATGCTGTGCTCTATCAACCCCTTTTTGATCAG AGGAGTGATATCATCAATGCTATCCTTGAGCCTACGGAGGAAGATTGCAAATggcaaggagatgaagaggaggaATTATCA GATGAAATGAAAGAAAAGGCGAAAATGGAAGAAGAAAAGAAAGATGAAGAAAAGGATGCACCAAAGGGAATTCCAGAATTTTGGTTAACTGTTTTTAAGAATGTGGATTTGCTTAGTGACATGGTACAG gaACACGATGAGCCTATTttgaagcatttaaaagacttgaaGGTTAAATTTTCAGATCCTGGTCAACCAATG agtTTTACTCTCGAATTTAAGTTTGAGGCAAACGATTATTTCTCAAATGAAATAGTGACAAAGACATACAAGATGAGATCAGAGCCtgatgaaacagaccctttctcATTTGATGGACCAGAAATTATGGGATGCACTGG GTGTAATATTGACTGGAAAAAGGGAAAGAACATCACAATGAAAATCATTAAAAAGAAGCAGAAGCATAAGGGCCGCGGCACAGTTCGAACTGTTACAAAAACTGTACCAAATGATTCTTTCTTCAATTTCTTTACACCACCTGAAG TTCCAGAGAATGGTGAGCTG GATGAAGATTCTGAGGCAATACTTGCTGCTGACTTTGAAATCGGTCACTTTTTGCATGAGCGCATAGTTCCACGAGCAGTCTTATACTTCACAGGAGAGGCCATTGAAGACGATGATGACGAC TATGACGAAGAGGGAGAAGAGGCAGATGATGAG CAGGAAGGGGAGGAAGAAGCAGATGAAGAGAATGACCCAGATTATGACCCTAAG AAGGATCCAAACCCACCCTCTGAGTGCAAGCAGCAGTGA
- the nap1l1 gene encoding nucleosome assembly protein 1-like 1 isoform X5, producing MADVENKEQTESDPKEDMEDVEDIEEEEASEDSKARQLTVQMMQNPRILAALQERLDGLVGNPSGYIESLPKIVKKRVNALKNLQVKCAHIEAKFYEEVHELQRKYAVLYQPLFDQRSDIINAILEPTEEDCKWQGDEEEELSVNIPDFDEMKEKAKMEEEKKDEEKDAPKGIPEFWLTVFKNVDLLSDMVQEHDEPILKHLKDLKVKFSDPGQPMSFTLEFKFEANDYFSNEIVTKTYKMRSEPDETDPFSFDGPEIMGCTGCNIDWKKGKNITMKIIKKKQKHKGRGTVRTVTKTVPNDSFFNFFTPPEVPENGELDEDSEAILAADFEIGHFLHERIVPRAVLYFTGEAIEDDDDDYDEEGEEADDEQEGEEEADEENDPDYDPKEQVI from the exons ATGGCAGACGTTGAAAA CAAAGAGCAAACTGAAAGTGATCCGAAGGAAGACATGGAAGATGTGGAAGATATTGAGGAAGAAGAAGCATCTGAAGATAGTAAAG CACGACAGCTTACAGTTCAGATGATGCAGAATCCACGGATTTTGGCAGCACTACAAGAGCGACTCGATGGACTTGTTGGAAACCCCTCTGGTTATATAGAAAG cttgcctaaaattgtcaagaagCGTGTAAATGCTTTGAAGAACCTTCAGGTGAAATGTGCACATATAGAGGCCAAGTTCTATGAAGAAGTTCATGAATTGCAAAGGAAGTATGCTGTGCTCTATCAACCCCTTTTTGATCAG AGGAGTGATATCATCAATGCTATCCTTGAGCCTACGGAGGAAGATTGCAAATggcaaggagatgaagaggaggaATTATCAGTAAATATTCCAGATTTC GATGAAATGAAAGAAAAGGCGAAAATGGAAGAAGAAAAGAAAGATGAAGAAAAGGATGCACCAAAGGGAATTCCAGAATTTTGGTTAACTGTTTTTAAGAATGTGGATTTGCTTAGTGACATGGTACAG gaACACGATGAGCCTATTttgaagcatttaaaagacttgaaGGTTAAATTTTCAGATCCTGGTCAACCAATG agtTTTACTCTCGAATTTAAGTTTGAGGCAAACGATTATTTCTCAAATGAAATAGTGACAAAGACATACAAGATGAGATCAGAGCCtgatgaaacagaccctttctcATTTGATGGACCAGAAATTATGGGATGCACTGG GTGTAATATTGACTGGAAAAAGGGAAAGAACATCACAATGAAAATCATTAAAAAGAAGCAGAAGCATAAGGGCCGCGGCACAGTTCGAACTGTTACAAAAACTGTACCAAATGATTCTTTCTTCAATTTCTTTACACCACCTGAAG TTCCAGAGAATGGTGAGCTG GATGAAGATTCTGAGGCAATACTTGCTGCTGACTTTGAAATCGGTCACTTTTTGCATGAGCGCATAGTTCCACGAGCAGTCTTATACTTCACAGGAGAGGCCATTGAAGACGATGATGACGAC TATGACGAAGAGGGAGAAGAGGCAGATGATGAG CAGGAAGGGGAGGAAGAAGCAGATGAAGAGAATGACCCAGATTATGACCCTAAG GAGCAAGTAATCTAA
- the nap1l1 gene encoding nucleosome assembly protein 1-like 1 isoform X6, translating to MADVENKEQTESDPKEDMEDVEDIEEEEASEDSKARQLTVQMMQNPRILAALQERLDGLVGNPSGYIESLPKIVKKRVNALKNLQVKCAHIEAKFYEEVHELQRKYAVLYQPLFDQRSDIINAILEPTEEDCKWQGDEEEELSVNIPDFDEMKEKAKMEEEKKDEEKDAPKGIPEFWLTVFKNVDLLSDMVQEHDEPILKHLKDLKVKFSDPGQPMSFTLEFKFEANDYFSNEIVTKTYKMRSEPDETDPFSFDGPEIMGCTGCNIDWKKGKNITMKIIKKKQKHKGRGTVRTVTKTVPNDSFFNFFTPPEVPENGELDEDSEAILAADFEIGHFLHERIVPRAVLYFTGEAIEDDDDDYDEEGEEADDEEGEEEADEENDPDYDPKEQVI from the exons ATGGCAGACGTTGAAAA CAAAGAGCAAACTGAAAGTGATCCGAAGGAAGACATGGAAGATGTGGAAGATATTGAGGAAGAAGAAGCATCTGAAGATAGTAAAG CACGACAGCTTACAGTTCAGATGATGCAGAATCCACGGATTTTGGCAGCACTACAAGAGCGACTCGATGGACTTGTTGGAAACCCCTCTGGTTATATAGAAAG cttgcctaaaattgtcaagaagCGTGTAAATGCTTTGAAGAACCTTCAGGTGAAATGTGCACATATAGAGGCCAAGTTCTATGAAGAAGTTCATGAATTGCAAAGGAAGTATGCTGTGCTCTATCAACCCCTTTTTGATCAG AGGAGTGATATCATCAATGCTATCCTTGAGCCTACGGAGGAAGATTGCAAATggcaaggagatgaagaggaggaATTATCAGTAAATATTCCAGATTTC GATGAAATGAAAGAAAAGGCGAAAATGGAAGAAGAAAAGAAAGATGAAGAAAAGGATGCACCAAAGGGAATTCCAGAATTTTGGTTAACTGTTTTTAAGAATGTGGATTTGCTTAGTGACATGGTACAG gaACACGATGAGCCTATTttgaagcatttaaaagacttgaaGGTTAAATTTTCAGATCCTGGTCAACCAATG agtTTTACTCTCGAATTTAAGTTTGAGGCAAACGATTATTTCTCAAATGAAATAGTGACAAAGACATACAAGATGAGATCAGAGCCtgatgaaacagaccctttctcATTTGATGGACCAGAAATTATGGGATGCACTGG GTGTAATATTGACTGGAAAAAGGGAAAGAACATCACAATGAAAATCATTAAAAAGAAGCAGAAGCATAAGGGCCGCGGCACAGTTCGAACTGTTACAAAAACTGTACCAAATGATTCTTTCTTCAATTTCTTTACACCACCTGAAG TTCCAGAGAATGGTGAGCTG GATGAAGATTCTGAGGCAATACTTGCTGCTGACTTTGAAATCGGTCACTTTTTGCATGAGCGCATAGTTCCACGAGCAGTCTTATACTTCACAGGAGAGGCCATTGAAGACGATGATGACGAC TATGACGAAGAGGGAGAAGAGGCAGATGATGAG GAAGGGGAGGAAGAAGCAGATGAAGAGAATGACCCAGATTATGACCCTAAG GAGCAAGTAATCTAA
- the nap1l1 gene encoding nucleosome assembly protein 1-like 1 isoform X2, with amino-acid sequence MADVENKEQTESDPKEDMEDVEDIEEEEASEDSKARQLTVQMMQNPRILAALQERLDGLVGNPSGYIESLPKIVKKRVNALKNLQVKCAHIEAKFYEEVHELQRKYAVLYQPLFDQRSDIINAILEPTEEDCKWQGDEEEELSVNIPDFDEMKEKAKMEEEKKDEEKDAPKGIPEFWLTVFKNVDLLSDMVQEHDEPILKHLKDLKVKFSDPGQPMSFTLEFKFEANDYFSNEIVTKTYKMRSEPDETDPFSFDGPEIMGCTGCNIDWKKGKNITMKIIKKKQKHKGRGTVRTVTKTVPNDSFFNFFTPPEVPENGELDEDSEAILAADFEIGHFLHERIVPRAVLYFTGEAIEDDDDDYDEEGEEADDEEGEEEADEENDPDYDPKKDPNPPSECKQQ; translated from the exons ATGGCAGACGTTGAAAA CAAAGAGCAAACTGAAAGTGATCCGAAGGAAGACATGGAAGATGTGGAAGATATTGAGGAAGAAGAAGCATCTGAAGATAGTAAAG CACGACAGCTTACAGTTCAGATGATGCAGAATCCACGGATTTTGGCAGCACTACAAGAGCGACTCGATGGACTTGTTGGAAACCCCTCTGGTTATATAGAAAG cttgcctaaaattgtcaagaagCGTGTAAATGCTTTGAAGAACCTTCAGGTGAAATGTGCACATATAGAGGCCAAGTTCTATGAAGAAGTTCATGAATTGCAAAGGAAGTATGCTGTGCTCTATCAACCCCTTTTTGATCAG AGGAGTGATATCATCAATGCTATCCTTGAGCCTACGGAGGAAGATTGCAAATggcaaggagatgaagaggaggaATTATCAGTAAATATTCCAGATTTC GATGAAATGAAAGAAAAGGCGAAAATGGAAGAAGAAAAGAAAGATGAAGAAAAGGATGCACCAAAGGGAATTCCAGAATTTTGGTTAACTGTTTTTAAGAATGTGGATTTGCTTAGTGACATGGTACAG gaACACGATGAGCCTATTttgaagcatttaaaagacttgaaGGTTAAATTTTCAGATCCTGGTCAACCAATG agtTTTACTCTCGAATTTAAGTTTGAGGCAAACGATTATTTCTCAAATGAAATAGTGACAAAGACATACAAGATGAGATCAGAGCCtgatgaaacagaccctttctcATTTGATGGACCAGAAATTATGGGATGCACTGG GTGTAATATTGACTGGAAAAAGGGAAAGAACATCACAATGAAAATCATTAAAAAGAAGCAGAAGCATAAGGGCCGCGGCACAGTTCGAACTGTTACAAAAACTGTACCAAATGATTCTTTCTTCAATTTCTTTACACCACCTGAAG TTCCAGAGAATGGTGAGCTG GATGAAGATTCTGAGGCAATACTTGCTGCTGACTTTGAAATCGGTCACTTTTTGCATGAGCGCATAGTTCCACGAGCAGTCTTATACTTCACAGGAGAGGCCATTGAAGACGATGATGACGAC TATGACGAAGAGGGAGAAGAGGCAGATGATGAG GAAGGGGAGGAAGAAGCAGATGAAGAGAATGACCCAGATTATGACCCTAAG AAGGATCCAAACCCACCCTCTGAGTGCAAGCAGCAGTGA
- the nap1l1 gene encoding nucleosome assembly protein 1-like 1 isoform X4 — MADVENKEQTESDPKEDMEDVEDIEEEEASEDSKARQLTVQMMQNPRILAALQERLDGLVGNPSGYIESLPKIVKKRVNALKNLQVKCAHIEAKFYEEVHELQRKYAVLYQPLFDQRSDIINAILEPTEEDCKWQGDEEEELSDEMKEKAKMEEEKKDEEKDAPKGIPEFWLTVFKNVDLLSDMVQEHDEPILKHLKDLKVKFSDPGQPMSFTLEFKFEANDYFSNEIVTKTYKMRSEPDETDPFSFDGPEIMGCTGCNIDWKKGKNITMKIIKKKQKHKGRGTVRTVTKTVPNDSFFNFFTPPEVPENGELDEDSEAILAADFEIGHFLHERIVPRAVLYFTGEAIEDDDDDYDEEGEEADDEEGEEEADEENDPDYDPKKDPNPPSECKQQ, encoded by the exons ATGGCAGACGTTGAAAA CAAAGAGCAAACTGAAAGTGATCCGAAGGAAGACATGGAAGATGTGGAAGATATTGAGGAAGAAGAAGCATCTGAAGATAGTAAAG CACGACAGCTTACAGTTCAGATGATGCAGAATCCACGGATTTTGGCAGCACTACAAGAGCGACTCGATGGACTTGTTGGAAACCCCTCTGGTTATATAGAAAG cttgcctaaaattgtcaagaagCGTGTAAATGCTTTGAAGAACCTTCAGGTGAAATGTGCACATATAGAGGCCAAGTTCTATGAAGAAGTTCATGAATTGCAAAGGAAGTATGCTGTGCTCTATCAACCCCTTTTTGATCAG AGGAGTGATATCATCAATGCTATCCTTGAGCCTACGGAGGAAGATTGCAAATggcaaggagatgaagaggaggaATTATCA GATGAAATGAAAGAAAAGGCGAAAATGGAAGAAGAAAAGAAAGATGAAGAAAAGGATGCACCAAAGGGAATTCCAGAATTTTGGTTAACTGTTTTTAAGAATGTGGATTTGCTTAGTGACATGGTACAG gaACACGATGAGCCTATTttgaagcatttaaaagacttgaaGGTTAAATTTTCAGATCCTGGTCAACCAATG agtTTTACTCTCGAATTTAAGTTTGAGGCAAACGATTATTTCTCAAATGAAATAGTGACAAAGACATACAAGATGAGATCAGAGCCtgatgaaacagaccctttctcATTTGATGGACCAGAAATTATGGGATGCACTGG GTGTAATATTGACTGGAAAAAGGGAAAGAACATCACAATGAAAATCATTAAAAAGAAGCAGAAGCATAAGGGCCGCGGCACAGTTCGAACTGTTACAAAAACTGTACCAAATGATTCTTTCTTCAATTTCTTTACACCACCTGAAG TTCCAGAGAATGGTGAGCTG GATGAAGATTCTGAGGCAATACTTGCTGCTGACTTTGAAATCGGTCACTTTTTGCATGAGCGCATAGTTCCACGAGCAGTCTTATACTTCACAGGAGAGGCCATTGAAGACGATGATGACGAC TATGACGAAGAGGGAGAAGAGGCAGATGATGAG GAAGGGGAGGAAGAAGCAGATGAAGAGAATGACCCAGATTATGACCCTAAG AAGGATCCAAACCCACCCTCTGAGTGCAAGCAGCAGTGA